A region of Massilia sp. WG5 DNA encodes the following proteins:
- the rbfA gene encoding 30S ribosome-binding factor RbfA, with translation MPKHSKSIPSRGLRVADQIQKDLSELIAFELKDPRVGMVTISEVKLTPDYAHAKVYFTLLKDSPEEVKQTLEGLSKAAGYLRNLLGKRLHIHTLPTLHFLHDTSTSRGLAMSALIDQANATRAADYVDESAPANTDEDADSE, from the coding sequence ATGCCAAAACACAGTAAAAGTATTCCGTCGCGCGGCCTGCGCGTCGCCGACCAGATCCAGAAGGACCTGTCGGAACTCATCGCGTTCGAACTGAAGGACCCGCGCGTGGGGATGGTCACGATCAGCGAAGTCAAGCTGACCCCGGACTACGCGCACGCCAAGGTCTACTTCACGCTGCTGAAGGACAGCCCGGAAGAGGTCAAGCAGACCCTCGAAGGCCTGAGCAAGGCGGCCGGCTACCTGCGCAACCTGCTTGGCAAGCGCCTGCACATCCATACGCTGCCGACCCTGCATTTCCTGCACGACACCTCGACCAGCCGCGGGCTCGCCATGTCGGCGCTGATCGACCAGGCGAACGCCACCCGCGCCGCCGACTATGTGGACGAGTCGGCTCCCGCAAACACCGACGAAGACGCGGATTCCGAGTGA
- the truB gene encoding tRNA pseudouridine(55) synthase TruB: MNARPPKKPRDLVDGVLLIDKPVGLSSNDALTRVKRIVNAKKAGHTGTLDPFATGLLPLCFGEATKFSQDLLEADKSYLATVHLGITTTTGDTEGEVLETRDVDVTTEQVEAALARFRGPILQVPPMYSALKRDGKALYEYAREGVTLEREARPVTIHELELVAIAAPFLTIRVTCSKGTYVRVLGEDIGALLGCGAHLSALRRVQVGALTTANMVTLEELQAHENPLSLLAPVDALLSSFPKVELTPELAKRFLNGQRLALGKEAVAVPQEEGRVRVYADGRLLGTAILQEYAILAPERLIAAQQSS; encoded by the coding sequence GTGAACGCCAGGCCGCCGAAAAAGCCCCGCGACCTGGTCGACGGCGTGCTCCTCATCGACAAGCCGGTCGGCCTGTCCTCGAACGATGCGCTGACCAGGGTGAAACGCATCGTCAACGCGAAAAAGGCCGGCCACACCGGCACCCTCGACCCGTTCGCCACCGGCCTGCTGCCGCTGTGCTTCGGCGAGGCGACCAAGTTCTCGCAGGACCTGCTGGAAGCGGACAAGAGCTACCTGGCCACCGTCCACCTGGGCATCACCACCACCACCGGCGATACCGAGGGCGAGGTACTCGAGACCCGCGACGTCGACGTGACGACCGAACAGGTCGAAGCCGCGCTGGCGCGCTTCCGTGGTCCGATCCTGCAGGTACCGCCCATGTATTCGGCCCTCAAGCGGGACGGCAAGGCCCTGTACGAGTACGCGCGCGAGGGCGTGACGCTGGAGCGCGAAGCGCGTCCGGTCACGATCCACGAACTGGAACTGGTCGCCATCGCGGCGCCGTTCCTGACGATCCGCGTCACCTGCAGCAAGGGCACCTATGTGCGTGTGCTGGGCGAAGACATCGGCGCGCTGCTGGGCTGCGGCGCCCACCTGAGCGCGCTGCGCCGGGTGCAGGTCGGCGCGCTCACCACCGCCAACATGGTCACGCTGGAAGAGTTGCAGGCGCACGAGAATCCGCTCTCGCTGCTGGCCCCGGTCGACGCGCTGCTGTCGAGCTTTCCAAAGGTCGAGTTGACGCCGGAACTGGCGAAGCGCTTCCTGAACGGCCAGCGCCTGGCACTCGGCAAGGAGGCGGTCGCGGTGCCGCAGGAGGAGGGCAGGGTGAGGGTATATGCCGATGGCAGGCTGCTGGGCACGGCCATCCTGCAGGAATACGCGATCCTGGCGCCGGAACGCCTGATTGCGGCGCAGCAATCATCGTAA
- the typA gene encoding translational GTPase TypA — MSDTKRAIRNIAIIAHVDHGKTTLVDQLLRQSGTFRENQAVDTRVMDSNDLEKERGITILSKNCAVEYEGTHINIVDTPGHADFGGEVERVLSMVDSVLLLVDAQEGPMPQTRFVTRKALALGLKPIVVVNKVDRPGARADWAINQTFELFDKLGANDEQLDFPIVYASGLNGYAGLTEDVRSGDMKPLFDAILKYVPVRDDNPDGPLQMQITSLDYSSYVGKIGIGRVNRGRVKTGQDVIVLNGPDSTPIKGRINQVLNFKGLERVLVDEAVAGDICLINGIEDIGIGSTVCAVDTPEALPMLTVDEPTLTMNFMVNNSPLAGREGKFVTSRQLRERLERELKANVALRVLPTPDDTVFEVSGRGELHLTILLENMRREGFELAVSRPRVVYKMVDGVRHEPYENLTVDVEEVNQGGVMEELGRRRGDLQNMESDGKGRVRLEYLIPARGLIGFQGEFMTLTRGTGLMSHVFHEYAPVDNSKGELAGRRNGVLISQDDGAAVAYAIWKLQDRGRMFVEHNTPVYEGMIIGIHSRDNDLVVNPIKGKQLTNVRSSGTDEAVRLVPPIQMSLEYAVEFIEDDELVEITPKSIRLRKRHLKEHERKKASREAA, encoded by the coding sequence ATGTCAGACACCAAACGCGCGATTCGTAATATCGCAATCATCGCCCACGTTGACCACGGCAAGACCACCCTCGTGGACCAGCTGCTGCGCCAATCCGGCACCTTCCGTGAAAACCAGGCGGTCGACACCCGCGTGATGGACTCGAACGATCTCGAAAAAGAACGTGGCATCACGATTCTGTCGAAGAACTGCGCAGTCGAGTACGAAGGCACCCACATCAACATCGTCGACACCCCGGGCCACGCCGACTTCGGCGGCGAGGTCGAGCGCGTGCTGTCGATGGTCGACTCGGTGCTGCTGCTGGTCGACGCCCAGGAAGGCCCGATGCCGCAGACCCGTTTCGTGACCCGCAAGGCGCTGGCCCTGGGCCTGAAGCCGATCGTGGTCGTCAACAAGGTCGACCGTCCGGGCGCGCGCGCCGACTGGGCCATCAACCAGACCTTCGAACTGTTCGACAAGCTGGGCGCGAACGACGAGCAGCTGGACTTCCCGATCGTCTACGCCTCGGGCCTGAACGGCTATGCCGGCCTGACCGAAGACGTGCGCAGCGGCGACATGAAGCCGCTGTTCGACGCGATCCTGAAATACGTGCCGGTGCGCGACGACAATCCGGACGGTCCGCTGCAGATGCAGATCACCTCGCTGGACTACTCGTCCTACGTGGGCAAGATCGGTATCGGCCGTGTCAACCGTGGCCGCGTCAAGACCGGCCAGGACGTGATCGTCCTGAACGGTCCGGATTCGACCCCGATCAAGGGCCGCATCAACCAGGTGCTGAATTTCAAGGGCCTGGAGCGCGTGCTGGTCGATGAAGCCGTCGCCGGCGACATCTGCCTGATCAACGGTATCGAAGACATCGGCATCGGCTCGACCGTGTGCGCCGTGGATACCCCGGAAGCGCTGCCGATGCTGACCGTCGACGAGCCGACCCTGACCATGAACTTCATGGTCAACAACTCGCCGCTGGCCGGCCGCGAAGGCAAGTTCGTCACCAGCCGCCAGCTGCGCGAGCGTCTCGAGCGCGAACTGAAGGCCAACGTCGCGCTGCGCGTGCTGCCGACCCCGGACGACACCGTGTTCGAAGTGTCGGGCCGCGGCGAGCTGCACCTGACGATTCTGCTGGAAAACATGCGCCGTGAAGGCTTCGAGCTGGCCGTGTCGCGTCCGCGCGTGGTCTACAAGATGGTCGATGGCGTGCGTCACGAGCCGTACGAAAACCTGACGGTCGACGTCGAAGAAGTCAACCAGGGCGGCGTGATGGAAGAACTGGGCCGCCGCCGTGGCGACCTGCAGAACATGGAATCGGACGGCAAGGGCCGTGTTCGCCTGGAATACCTGATCCCGGCCCGTGGCCTGATCGGCTTCCAGGGCGAATTCATGACCCTGACCCGCGGTACCGGCCTGATGAGCCACGTGTTCCACGAATACGCACCGGTCGACAACAGCAAGGGCGAACTCGCCGGCCGCCGTAACGGCGTGCTGATCTCGCAGGACGACGGCGCCGCCGTGGCCTACGCGATCTGGAAGCTGCAGGACCGCGGCCGCATGTTCGTCGAGCACAACACCCCGGTGTACGAAGGCATGATCATCGGTATCCACTCGCGCGACAACGACCTGGTCGTCAACCCGATCAAGGGCAAGCAGCTGACCAACGTGCGTTCGTCGGGTACCGACGAAGCCGTGCGCCTGGTGCCGCCGATCCAGATGTCGCTGGAATACGCCGTGGAATTCATCGAGGACGACGAACTGGTCGAGATCACCCCGAAGAGCATCCGCCTGCGCAAGCGCCACCTGAAAGAGCACGAGCGCAAGAAGGCAAGCCGCGAAGCCGCGTAA
- a CDS encoding DUF6160 family protein has translation MKLLKQLAVVAALSSIASYASALTPIADSDLSKVSGRDGVSIAADLHINIGEFKYTDTDTAGGSVSFNNIKITGAIAATIDIVNNATFTADAMGPGSVLGVMAPAAPDATNPAGVSTGLPNFAPKGDVVKIAIPLVDTSKNLSMSVDSIRMGGVVDANGKNVGASFGSFAVNDIKLQGTTVYIWAH, from the coding sequence ATGAAACTGCTGAAACAACTCGCCGTTGTCGCCGCCCTGTCCTCGATCGCTTCGTACGCATCGGCCCTGACCCCGATCGCCGACAGCGACCTGTCCAAGGTGTCGGGCCGCGACGGTGTGTCGATCGCTGCCGACCTGCATATCAACATCGGCGAATTCAAGTACACCGATACCGACACCGCCGGCGGCTCGGTGAGCTTCAACAACATCAAGATTACCGGCGCCATCGCCGCCACGATCGACATCGTGAACAACGCTACCTTCACCGCCGATGCGATGGGCCCTGGCAGCGTCCTGGGCGTCATGGCGCCTGCAGCGCCGGATGCCACCAACCCGGCTGGCGTCAGTACCGGCCTGCCGAACTTCGCCCCGAAAGGCGACGTCGTCAAGATCGCAATCCCGCTGGTCGACACCAGCAAAAACCTGAGCATGAGCGTCGACTCGATCCGCATGGGCGGCGTCGTGGATGCCAACGGCAAGAACGTGGGCGCGTCCTTCGGTTCCTTCGCCGTCAACGACATCAAGCTGCAAGGCACCACCGTCTACATCTGGGCTCACTAA
- a CDS encoding AraC family transcriptional regulator, with translation MKYLSATDVVQRIKSCLSAEGVDVDGLFARAGLGWFEQGGGRAADLLALSDQFSLLWEGLAAASGDPLIGFRVFAPDPLSWLGVLGHLMLASPTLRQAADNLMRYMPLVSPVVRATIEAKSDRVRVGLNLVGGVRPVPVQRYDFTWNLLLSTLRFVGGRPELKPVAVEYAYPAPGDSAPYAARFGCPVRFGAPANALEFANVDITMPIPTANPLVAEGLFRLLDERLMQAERSSFTARVREMLPAMIDQGGALRDAVARRLAISERTLQRRLADEGTDFSTLVDEVRRTIAQQYLGSDRISVKNLSYKLGFSDPSAFHRACLRWFGKAPGEFQQKISATTSAAGPASSSRRSG, from the coding sequence GTGAAGTATTTGTCGGCCACGGACGTGGTGCAGCGCATCAAGAGCTGCCTCTCGGCCGAGGGGGTCGACGTGGACGGCCTGTTCGCTCGGGCCGGTCTCGGCTGGTTCGAGCAGGGCGGCGGCCGCGCCGCCGACCTGCTGGCGCTGTCCGACCAGTTCAGCCTGCTCTGGGAAGGCCTGGCCGCGGCCAGCGGCGACCCGCTGATCGGCTTTCGCGTGTTCGCCCCCGATCCGCTCAGCTGGCTCGGCGTGCTGGGCCACCTGATGCTGGCCTCGCCGACCCTGCGGCAGGCCGCGGACAACCTGATGCGCTACATGCCGCTGGTATCGCCGGTGGTGCGCGCCACCATCGAAGCAAAGAGCGACCGCGTGCGCGTCGGCCTGAACCTGGTCGGCGGCGTGCGGCCGGTGCCGGTGCAGCGCTACGACTTCACCTGGAACCTGCTGTTGAGCACCCTGCGCTTCGTCGGCGGCCGCCCCGAGCTCAAACCGGTCGCGGTCGAATACGCCTATCCGGCGCCCGGCGACTCCGCTCCTTACGCCGCGCGCTTCGGCTGCCCGGTGCGTTTCGGCGCGCCGGCCAACGCCCTCGAATTCGCCAACGTCGACATCACGATGCCGATCCCGACCGCCAACCCGCTGGTCGCCGAAGGCCTGTTCCGCCTGCTCGACGAGCGCCTGATGCAGGCCGAGCGCAGCAGCTTCACGGCGCGCGTGCGCGAGATGCTGCCGGCCATGATCGACCAGGGCGGCGCCCTGCGCGACGCCGTCGCCCGGCGCCTCGCGATCAGCGAGCGCACCCTGCAGCGGCGCCTGGCGGACGAGGGCACCGATTTCTCGACCCTGGTCGACGAAGTGCGGCGCACCATCGCCCAGCAGTACCTGGGCAGCGACCGCATCAGCGTGAAGAACCTCAGCTACAAACTGGGCTTCTCGGACCCCAGCGCCTTCCACCGCGCCTGCCTGCGCTGGTTCGGCAAGGCGCCCGGCGAGTTCCAGCAAAAAATCAGTGCGACCACAAGCGCAGCTGGCCCTGCATCGTCATCTCGCCGTTCAGGCTGA
- a CDS encoding helix-turn-helix domain-containing protein, whose amino-acid sequence MNTWDRISNALGEPVISVEVAGVPLRAERYIFQLGGCEVPPLDSMVLACHLGGARATAGRSAGRSFDFLAGASTVFQPGFASRWTFCGAIDMAMFHFLDPGHELVRHLQRLLTARTKAPPFSDPLVNASAQQLLGELARTSMPERGFVDRLAHLMIEQTCRVLEGKTGRHVPPDALQLGRLQGVLEWIGENLSNELSNAELAERAGVSESHFRRIFQEAMGMTPHRYVLRLRLERVHELLTRTSFSIARVAAQCGFNSQSHMTSCFSAAYGITPARARQQSRM is encoded by the coding sequence ATGAACACCTGGGACAGGATCAGCAATGCCTTGGGCGAACCGGTGATCAGCGTCGAGGTCGCCGGCGTGCCGCTGCGCGCCGAGCGCTACATCTTCCAGCTGGGCGGCTGCGAAGTGCCGCCGCTCGACTCGATGGTGCTGGCATGCCACCTGGGCGGAGCCCGCGCCACCGCCGGCCGCAGCGCCGGACGCTCCTTCGATTTCCTGGCCGGCGCCTCGACCGTGTTCCAGCCGGGCTTCGCCAGCCGCTGGACCTTCTGCGGCGCGATCGACATGGCGATGTTCCACTTCCTCGACCCTGGCCACGAGCTGGTGCGCCACCTGCAGCGCCTGCTGACCGCGCGCACCAAGGCGCCGCCCTTCTCCGACCCGCTGGTGAACGCCAGCGCCCAGCAGCTGCTCGGCGAGCTGGCGCGCACCAGCATGCCGGAGCGCGGCTTCGTCGACCGCCTGGCGCACCTGATGATCGAGCAGACCTGCCGCGTCCTGGAGGGCAAGACCGGACGCCATGTGCCGCCCGATGCCTTACAGCTGGGGCGCCTGCAGGGTGTGCTGGAGTGGATCGGCGAGAACCTCTCGAACGAACTGTCGAACGCCGAGCTGGCCGAACGGGCGGGCGTGTCGGAATCGCATTTCCGCCGCATCTTCCAGGAAGCGATGGGGATGACGCCGCACCGCTACGTGCTGCGCCTGCGCCTGGAGCGGGTGCACGAACTGCTGACCCGCACCAGTTTTTCGATCGCCCGTGTTGCGGCGCAATGCGGCTTCAACAGCCAGAGCCACATGACCTCCTGCTTCTCGGCGGCCTACGGGATCACGCCGGCGCGCGCGCGCCAGCAGTCGCGGATGTAA
- a CDS encoding C39 family peptidase, producing the protein MIAVLLGILAAMLGGAGVLAKHEAQDRPLDRFDIPTTMSVAATGVQNVTIEPFSELKYKNIVHQAYDYSCGSAALVTILKYHLGLDVTEQQSMEGMMAFGEKEKIIERRGFSLLDMKRYLASLNVQSAGFRAEMADLQTLDQPGIVPIDYAGFKHFVVLRGVRGGLVFLADPAMGNIIFSVEEFATLWDRNTLFIAYPPKDRPPVAKLALSDNELGVTDMDRVRNRGLLRPIDNQLQMERLLNGFGGVSIRKQ; encoded by the coding sequence ATGATCGCAGTCCTGCTGGGCATCCTGGCGGCGATGCTGGGGGGAGCGGGCGTGCTGGCCAAGCATGAGGCCCAGGACCGTCCGCTCGACCGCTTCGACATCCCGACCACCATGTCGGTGGCCGCCACCGGCGTGCAGAACGTCACGATAGAGCCGTTCTCCGAGCTCAAATACAAGAACATCGTCCACCAGGCCTACGACTACAGCTGCGGCTCGGCGGCCCTGGTCACCATCCTCAAATACCACCTCGGCCTCGACGTCACCGAACAGCAGTCGATGGAAGGCATGATGGCCTTCGGCGAGAAGGAGAAGATCATCGAGCGGCGCGGCTTTTCGCTGCTCGACATGAAGCGCTACCTGGCCTCGCTGAACGTGCAGAGCGCCGGCTTCCGCGCCGAGATGGCCGACCTCCAGACCCTCGACCAGCCGGGCATCGTGCCGATCGACTACGCCGGATTCAAGCACTTCGTGGTGCTGCGCGGGGTGCGCGGCGGCCTGGTGTTCCTGGCCGATCCGGCGATGGGCAACATCATCTTTTCGGTCGAGGAATTCGCCACCCTCTGGGACCGCAACACCCTGTTCATCGCCTACCCGCCGAAAGACCGGCCGCCGGTCGCGAAGCTGGCGCTGTCCGACAACGAACTCGGCGTGACCGACATGGACCGCGTCCGCAACCGCGGCCTGCTGCGCCCGATCGACAACCAGCTGCAGATGGAGCGCCTGCTGAACGGCTTTGGCGGCGTCTCGATCCGGAAACAATAG
- a CDS encoding transporter, with the protein MKTRSLLALAVCGLFVQTLAQAQQSSTPAPSSDAVRDALAKKEGDADNTTLLKETLTAVDKQYSLIRKGQVQVNYELNYAYIGQEKINTDLSSGQATLFSIQNSNSHTVTNTLMLDYGVRNNLTANVSMPFISRYADNTGYSGVSHTLGDLGLNVRWQPYEVKRDEPSVTLTGGVRLATGESPFKVDSEKGLATGSGINTFNVGANVTRIVDPVALFGSLNLGYGLTARHLNQQLYGATLREVKPGPSFGFGLGFAYALSYKITTSFSFQESISGRSTLTFQSDDRSQPPSQAKTQTQSAGILSIGLGYRFTPKTTVNVTVGAGLTAAAPNLSLTMSVPLLLK; encoded by the coding sequence ATGAAGACTCGTTCCCTGCTGGCGCTGGCCGTATGCGGCCTGTTCGTCCAAACCCTGGCCCAGGCCCAGCAGTCGTCCACGCCGGCGCCTTCTTCCGATGCCGTCCGCGATGCGCTCGCGAAGAAGGAGGGCGACGCCGACAACACCACCCTGCTGAAGGAAACCCTGACCGCCGTCGACAAGCAGTATTCGCTGATCCGCAAGGGCCAGGTCCAGGTGAACTATGAGCTGAACTACGCCTACATCGGCCAGGAAAAGATCAACACCGACCTGAGCTCCGGCCAGGCAACCCTGTTCTCGATCCAGAACAGCAATTCGCACACCGTCACCAACACCCTGATGCTCGACTATGGGGTACGCAACAACCTGACCGCCAACGTCAGCATGCCCTTCATCAGCCGCTATGCCGACAACACCGGCTACTCGGGCGTGTCGCACACGCTCGGCGACCTGGGCCTGAACGTGCGCTGGCAGCCCTACGAGGTCAAGCGCGACGAGCCGAGCGTCACCCTGACCGGCGGCGTGCGCCTGGCGACCGGCGAGAGCCCGTTCAAGGTCGACAGCGAGAAGGGCCTGGCGACCGGCTCCGGCATCAACACCTTCAACGTGGGCGCCAACGTGACCCGCATCGTCGACCCGGTCGCGCTGTTCGGCTCCCTCAACCTCGGCTACGGCCTGACCGCCAGGCACCTGAACCAGCAGCTCTACGGCGCCACCCTGCGTGAAGTGAAGCCGGGTCCGAGCTTCGGCTTCGGCCTCGGCTTCGCGTACGCGCTGTCGTACAAGATCACGACCTCGTTCTCGTTCCAGGAATCGATCTCGGGGCGCTCCACGCTGACCTTCCAGAGCGACGACCGCTCCCAGCCCCCGAGCCAGGCCAAGACCCAGACCCAGAGCGCCGGCATCCTCTCGATCGGCCTGGGCTATCGCTTCACGCCCAAGACCACGGTCAACGTCACGGTCGGCGCCGGCCTGACCGCAGCGGCGCCGAACCTGAGCCTGACCATGAGCGTTCCGCTGCTGCTGAAATGA
- a CDS encoding OmpP1/FadL family transporter, whose protein sequence is MKARLLAAAGLIAAMPAAQAGVTDNLATSPTAMAMGNAVTADPPGIESIHFNPAGLARLTGSHHIDTIFVASIRNPNRFVTAPDIDIGGFKDDPINGTSSGPVRQAVALPWIGIPKARLPAVAVPGLGFSYNAPGSRWTFGTLVYLSQAMSMDRTKDPNDPARFDGRLVQLQRLNYLSPTAAYKISDTLRIGLAVPIAYANFAINTDFRAPNKLLGTVGQLQKALCPDGNGTVIDTLTFGLCGGGPAGMVDPFKRAANIDFDMHASFDPTFNVGILWEPKKWFALGLVYQGGATTTYTGRYQVKADPMLRGFVHGLNSSLLGPIVGAVTGMPADIPEYQGGNMTARIPFPWRVQAGIKLMATDYVQLNADVSYADWAKWNQLTFEFDESVKLLEMARLFGYASSRQATFKMGFKSVVNYSFGTQIKLTNKLSLRAGFEPRKSSIPGDKMSLLAPLPDTTLKSLGLRYRFDSGAEVNVTGSYIKGSYNIPARSDCNLNCDDFFNLIYNPYAATGVSGSLIVRYFGASYTRPF, encoded by the coding sequence ATGAAGGCGCGCCTGCTCGCCGCCGCGGGTCTGATCGCTGCCATGCCGGCGGCGCAGGCCGGCGTCACCGACAACCTGGCCACCAGCCCGACCGCGATGGCGATGGGGAATGCGGTGACGGCCGATCCGCCCGGGATCGAGTCGATCCACTTCAACCCCGCCGGCCTGGCGCGCCTGACCGGCAGCCACCACATCGACACCATCTTCGTCGCCTCGATCCGCAACCCGAACCGGTTCGTGACCGCGCCGGACATCGACATCGGCGGCTTCAAGGACGATCCGATCAACGGCACGTCGAGCGGGCCGGTGAGGCAGGCGGTGGCGCTGCCCTGGATCGGCATCCCGAAGGCGCGCCTGCCGGCGGTGGCGGTGCCGGGCCTGGGCTTTTCGTACAATGCGCCCGGCTCGCGCTGGACCTTCGGCACCCTGGTCTACCTGTCGCAGGCGATGAGCATGGATCGCACCAAGGATCCGAACGATCCGGCGCGCTTCGACGGCCGCCTGGTCCAGCTGCAGCGCCTGAACTACCTGTCGCCGACCGCTGCCTACAAGATCTCGGACACCTTGCGGATCGGCCTGGCGGTGCCGATCGCCTACGCCAACTTCGCGATCAACACCGACTTCCGCGCTCCGAACAAGCTGCTCGGCACGGTCGGCCAGCTGCAGAAGGCGCTGTGCCCGGACGGCAACGGCACGGTGATCGATACGCTCACCTTCGGCCTGTGCGGCGGCGGTCCGGCAGGCATGGTCGATCCCTTCAAGCGGGCGGCCAACATCGACTTCGACATGCACGCCTCATTCGATCCGACCTTCAACGTCGGCATCCTGTGGGAGCCGAAGAAGTGGTTCGCGCTGGGCCTGGTGTACCAGGGCGGCGCCACCACCACCTATACCGGCCGCTACCAGGTCAAGGCCGACCCGATGCTGCGCGGCTTCGTGCATGGCCTGAATTCGAGCCTGCTGGGTCCCATCGTCGGCGCCGTCACCGGCATGCCGGCGGATATCCCCGAGTACCAGGGCGGGAACATGACCGCCAGGATCCCGTTCCCGTGGCGGGTGCAGGCCGGGATCAAGTTGATGGCGACCGACTACGTGCAGCTCAACGCCGACGTCAGCTACGCCGACTGGGCCAAGTGGAACCAGCTCACCTTCGAGTTCGACGAAAGCGTCAAGCTGCTCGAGATGGCGCGCCTGTTCGGCTATGCGAGCTCGCGCCAGGCAACCTTCAAGATGGGCTTCAAGAGCGTGGTCAACTACAGCTTCGGCACCCAGATCAAGCTCACCAACAAGCTGTCGCTGCGGGCCGGCTTCGAACCGCGCAAGAGCTCGATCCCGGGCGACAAGATGAGTCTTCTCGCGCCGCTGCCCGACACCACGCTGAAGAGCCTGGGCCTGCGCTACCGCTTCGACAGCGGCGCCGAGGTCAACGTCACCGGCAGCTATATCAAGGGCAGCTACAACATCCCGGCGCGCAGCGACTGCAACCTCAACTGCGACGATTTCTTCAACCTGATCTACAACCCGTATGCGGCGACCGGTGTGTCGGGCAGCCTGATCGTGCGGTACTTCGGCGCCTCGTATACGCGCCCGTTCTGA
- a CDS encoding DUF2059 domain-containing protein has translation MSRLMCAMSMALGLGLAGGACAQTAAVPAEKQALVKRVLAKMALDSVGVQMLQAPVAELVRQSRVVVSSRVPAEKQEAAMKDVTAEATKFLDQEMPPLRASTQAVVQANVAPLLAQKFSTEELKQLADILEAPVLAKFETLVPEMKKTVGENVAKANGAQIEPKMTELQNRVGLRLRAAVGQ, from the coding sequence ATGTCCAGATTGATGTGTGCGATGAGTATGGCGCTTGGCCTGGGCCTGGCGGGCGGCGCCTGCGCCCAGACGGCCGCGGTGCCCGCCGAGAAGCAGGCGCTGGTGAAGCGCGTGCTGGCCAAGATGGCCCTGGATTCGGTCGGCGTCCAGATGCTGCAGGCGCCGGTGGCCGAGCTGGTGCGCCAGTCGCGCGTGGTGGTGAGCAGCCGGGTGCCGGCCGAGAAGCAGGAGGCGGCGATGAAGGATGTGACGGCCGAGGCGACGAAGTTCCTGGACCAGGAGATGCCGCCGCTGCGCGCCAGCACCCAGGCGGTGGTGCAGGCGAATGTGGCGCCGCTGCTGGCGCAGAAGTTCAGCACGGAAGAACTGAAGCAGCTGGCCGACATCCTCGAAGCGCCGGTGCTGGCCAAGTTCGAGACCCTGGTGCCGGAAATGAAGAAGACGGTCGGCGAGAACGTGGCCAAGGCCAACGGGGCGCAGATCGAGCCGAAGATGACGGAGCTGCAGAACCGCGTCGGCCTGCGCCTGCGCGCGGCAGTCGGCCAGTAA
- the flgL gene encoding flagellar hook-associated protein FlgL — translation MRIATSQYQAMMNQSLQKNQERITYVTQQMATGNRIQLPSDDPVNSVRISRLKREEAAITQYRANIAAVQQRMSKNEGYLSNMVNEMNSGRDLLVWASNGSNTSDDLNAMVTSLSSLRDSLVYTANSIDQEGRTIFAGTATGTAPIAYDANAALGSRYSYAGNTNDQTVVVGNGITQTANQNVKGLEKLLNQLDQTISTLSAPNVNANDPAVRGVLSANLDGFDAAMDLFSGKVAVLGGQQNILKTIDANQANVSLSNQTAILEIGQLDVGAASIELNGYSTALQASYKAYSKIGTLSLFAAL, via the coding sequence ATGCGAATCGCGACCAGCCAATACCAGGCGATGATGAACCAGTCGCTCCAGAAGAACCAGGAGCGCATCACCTACGTCACCCAGCAGATGGCGACCGGCAACCGCATCCAGTTGCCGTCCGACGACCCGGTCAACAGCGTGCGCATCTCGCGCCTGAAGCGCGAAGAAGCCGCCATCACGCAGTACCGCGCCAACATCGCCGCCGTCCAGCAGCGCATGTCGAAGAACGAAGGCTACCTGAGCAACATGGTCAACGAGATGAACTCGGGCCGCGACCTGCTGGTGTGGGCCTCGAACGGCAGCAATACCTCGGACGACCTGAACGCGATGGTGACTTCCCTGAGCTCGCTGCGCGACAGCCTGGTGTACACAGCGAATTCGATCGACCAGGAAGGCCGCACCATCTTCGCCGGCACCGCCACCGGCACCGCGCCGATCGCCTACGACGCCAATGCGGCGCTGGGTTCGCGCTACAGCTACGCCGGCAACACCAACGACCAGACCGTGGTCGTCGGGAATGGGATCACCCAGACCGCGAACCAGAACGTGAAAGGCCTCGAAAAGCTGCTCAACCAGCTCGACCAGACCATCTCGACCCTGTCCGCGCCCAACGTGAACGCCAACGACCCGGCCGTGCGCGGCGTCCTCTCGGCCAACCTGGACGGCTTCGATGCCGCCATGGACCTGTTTTCGGGCAAGGTCGCCGTGCTCGGCGGCCAGCAGAACATCCTCAAGACGATCGACGCCAACCAGGCGAACGTCAGCCTGTCGAACCAGACCGCGATCCTCGAAATCGGCCAGCTGGACGTCGGCGCCGCCTCGATCGAGCTCAACGGTTATTCGACGGCCCTGCAGGCAAGCTACAAGGCATACAGCAAGATCGGCACTCTCTCCCTGTTCGCAGCACTCTGA